Proteins found in one Brachypodium distachyon strain Bd21 chromosome 5, Brachypodium_distachyon_v3.0, whole genome shotgun sequence genomic segment:
- the LOC100835184 gene encoding G-type lectin S-receptor-like serine/threonine-protein kinase LECRK2 — MPSPMGNKAYKLVIISRRNKEQAKAMAPLLLLCFLQFLLLLGTSSAQAEINITLGSSLTPQGPNTSWLSPSGDFAFGFRPLEGNPSSYLLAVWFNKIPDKTVAWYAKTSSVGEDTPTPVEVPSSSVLRLTAGLLSLRDSSGDEVWSPRVPAVAYARMLDTGDFVLVGADGAKKWETFGDPADTILPTQVLPLGTALSSRLISTDYSNGRFLLAVQRDGNLVMYPIAVPSTHQYDAYWASGTVGNGSQLVFNETGRVYFTLKNGTQINITSAEVSPIGEFFYRATLDPDGMFRQYVYPKSTKTRNLWESQWTLVGSIPQNICNAINNAKGAQAGSGACGFNSYCSFDGTHNQTTKCECPQHYKFFDEKRTYKGCKPDFEPQSCDLDEAAAMAQFEMSSIDRVDWPQSDYEEYSPIDLTECRRLCVIDCFCATAVFHADTRTCWKKKLPLSYGNMAESVQRTVLIKVPRSNNSQSQLSNDSSKWKKDKKYWILGSSILFGSSVLVNVLFISILLCGTYCGVWIISKKKLQSSQSSGSSVLPPKIFTYNDLDKATCGFREVLGSGASGTVYKGQLQDEHATSIAVKKIEKLQQETEKEFMVEVQTIGQTFHKNLVRLLGICNEGTDRLLVYEFMTNGSLNEFLFSDTRPHWSLRVQVALGVARGLLYLHEECSTQIIHCDIKPPNILLDENFVAKIADFGLAKLLRANQTQTNTGIRGTRGYVAPEWFKNIAITSKVDVYSFGVILLELVCCRRNVELEIADEEQSILTYWANDCYRCGRIDLLVEGDDEANFNIKKVERFVAVALWCLQEEPTMRPTMLKVTQMLDGAVQIPTPPDPSSFISSLQ; from the coding sequence ATGCCTTCTCCAATGGGCAATAAGGCATATAAGCTTGTCATCATCAGTAGgaggaacaaggaacaagcaAAAGCAATGGCACCTCTCCTCCTATTGTGCTTCCTCCAATTCTTGCTGCTACTGGGCACATCATCAGCTCAGGCAGAAATAAACATTACGTTGGGCTCCTCTTTGACACCCCAGGGACCAAACACCTCGTGGCTCTCGCCCTCCGGCGACTTCGCGTTCGGTTTCCGACCACTAGAAGGTAACCCCTCCTCCTACCTCCTTGCCGTCTGGTTCAACAAGATCCCTGACAAGACCGTCGCTTGGTACGCCAAGACCAGCTCTGTTGGAGAAGATACACCAACACCAGTCGAAGTCCCATCCAGCTCTGTGCTCCGGCTCACTGCTGGGCTGCTTTCGCTCCGGGACTCCTCAGGAGATGAGGTCTGGAGTCCCCGAGTCCCTGCTGTGGCCTACGCCAGAATGCTCGACACTGGTGACTTTGTGCTTGTTGGTGCAGATGGTGCAAAAAAGTGGGAGACCTTTGGTGACCCGGCTGATACCATCCTGCCAACACAGGTGCTCCCTCTGGGGACGGCACTCAGCAGTCGCCTCATATCCACGGACTACTCTAATGGCCGGTTTCTCCTAGCTGTGCAACGTgatggtaatctcgtgatgtATCCGATTGCCGTGCCTTCCACACATCAGTATGATGCATACTGGGCCAGTGGTACAGTTGGCAACGGCTCACAGTTGGTGTTCAATGAAACCGGCAGGGTATACTTCACTCTGAAAAACGGGACACAGATCAATATCACTTCAGCAGAGGTGAGCCCAATTGGTGAATTCTTCTACCGTGCCACCCTTGATCCAGACGGTATGTTTCGTCAATATGTTTACCCGAAGAGCACGAAGACGAGAAATCTGTGGGAATCGCAATGGACATTGGTGGGCTCAATTCCCCAGAACATCTGCAATGCAATAAACAATGCAAAAGGTGCACAGGCAGGCAGTGGCGCATGCGGCTTCAACAGTTACTGTTCCTTCGATGGCACCCACAACCAGACAACAAAATGCGAATGCCCGCAGCATTACAAGTTCTTTGACGAGAAGAGAACATACAAAGGGTGCAAGCCAGACTTTGAACCACAGAGTTGTGACCTTGATGAGGCAGCCGCAATGGCACAGTTTGAGATGAGTTCCATTGATCGTGTCGATTGGCCTCAATCTGACTATGAGGAGTACAGCCCCATAGACTTGACAGAGTGCCGGAGGCTGTGTGTGATTGATTGCTTCTGTGCCACAGCCGTCTTTCACGCAGATACAAGAACCTGCTGGAAGAAAAAGCTCCCTTTATCATATGGGAATATGGCAGAAAGTGTCCAGAGGACAGTTCTTATCAAGGTGCCTAGGAGCAACAATTCCCAGTCCCAGCTCAGCAACGACTCCAGCAAAtggaagaaggacaagaagtATTGGATTCTTGGGAGTTCCATACTTTTTGGAAGTTCAGTATTGGTAAATGTTCTTTTTATCTCCATTCTGCTCTGTGGCACTTATTGTGGTGTCTGGATCATCTCCAAGAAGAAACTCCAGTCATCACAATCATCGGGTAGTTCTGTATTGCCCCCGAAGATTTTCACTTACAACGATCTGGATAAGGCAACCTGTGGTTTCCGTGAGGTGCTCGGCAGCGGTGCCTCTGGTACAGTGTACAAAGGACAGCTGCAAGATGAGCATGCGACCAGCATTGCAGTCAAGAAAATTGAAAAGCTCCAGCAAGAGACTGAGAAGGAGTTTATGGTGGAAGTGCAAACAATCGGGCAGACGTTTCACAAGAACTTGGTCAGGCTGCTTGGTATCTGCAATGAGGGTACTGACAGACTGCTAGTGTATGAGTTCATGACCAATGGCTCCCTAAATGAATTCCTCTTCAGTGATACTCGGCCACATTGGAGCCTACGTGTTCAAGTAGCACTTGGAGTAGCACGAGGGCTGCTCTACTTGCACGAGGAGTGTAGCACACAGATTATCCACTGCGACATAAAACCACCGAACATTCTTCTCGACGAAAACTTTGTGGCGAAGATTGCAGACTTTGGCCTAGCGAAGCTTCTTCGTGCCAATCAGACACAGACAAACACCGGCATTCGGGGTACTCGAGGTTATGTTGCCCCGGAGTGGTTCAAGAACATAGCGATCACTTCCAAAGTTGATGTTTACAGCTTTGGGGTGATCCTGCTGGAGCTTGTGTGCTGCAGGCGGAATGTGGAGCTCGAGATCGCTGACGAAGAGCAGTCAATACTCACTTACTGGGCAAATGATTGTTACAGGTGTGGGAGGATCGACTTGCTAGTGGAGGGCGATGACGAGGCAAACTTCAACATTAAAAAGGTGGAGCGCTTTGTGGCTGTAGCACTGTGGTGCCTCCAGGAGGAGCCGACGATGCGGCCAACCATGCTTAAAGTGACACAAATGCTTGATGGAGCAGTCCAAATCCCCACGCCTCCAGATCCCTCTTCCTTCATCAGTTCACTTCAGTAG